Proteins encoded within one genomic window of Camelina sativa cultivar DH55 chromosome 19, Cs, whole genome shotgun sequence:
- the LOC104764143 gene encoding protein HASTY 1 isoform X1, with translation MDDVSSTASNVARAILAVLDYSSTSDTRKSAVEFLESIKSGDVRVLANTSFHLVKKEWSPEIRLHAFKMLQHLVRLRWDELSPPECRDLVNVSIELISEVANACENWPLKSQSAALVAEIVRRQGPDLWQEIFTLLTSLSAQGPVQAELVLMTLRWLPEDITIHNDDLEGDRRRLLLRGLSQSLPEILPLLYNLLERHFGAAISEAGRQHVDLAKQHANVVIACLNAIIAYADWAPVPDLAKYGILSGCSFLLSSPDFRLHACEVFKLVCSRKRPSDASTAEFDSAISNLFQILTNVSREFLFRSSSSSSELDENDYDFAKCMCESMASLGSTNLQCISSDGGVMAVYLQQMLGFFQHFKLDLHFEALLFWLSLMRDLLPKPKAATYPSGEGSSTGGVVSSSQVDSEKKKTLSLINDDISSSLLDVSFQRMSKKENVPPGVTVSIGPLELWSDEFEGKGEFGPYRSKLLELIKHTASHKPLVASTKISERVITLITHLLASPAPLQDVAVMDTQDLALDCIVATIFDGSNEFAGGSSVVHYALRGIYEGLLQQLLSLKWNEPELMIVHVHYLDAMGPFLKYFPDAVGSVINKLFELLTSLPHVVKDPATSISRAARLQICTSFIRIAKAAEKSVLPHMKGIADTMGYLEKEGTLLRGEHNILGEAFLIMASSAGAQQQQEVLAWLLEPLSQQWIQPEWQNNYLSDPVGLVRLCSNTSFMWSIFHTVTFFEKALKRSGYRKSNLNKTSVTTPASHPMAPHLSWMLPPLLKLLRALHSLWSPSVIQTLPPELRAAITMTDAERCSLPGEAIPKLSKGVSVYADGSFDGTKEGKAEASESDIRNWLKGIRESGYNVLGLSTTIGETFFKCLDANYVAMALMENLQSMEFRHIRLFIHTFIIYIVKSCPVDMWDSWLGMLLHPLFIHCQQALSSSWAGLLHEGRAKVPDLFGVHSGSDMKLEVMEEKLLRDLTREIATLFSTMASHRLNQSVPVLENSGRVGRVDKSTLTDLLAFRSNSMVGFLLNHKSVALPALQICLEAFTWTDGETTTKVCCFCDVVVLLAILTNNVELREFVSKDLFTAVIRGLGMESNAINSPDLVNICREIFIYLSDRDPAPRQVLLSLPCLSPNDLHAFEEAAAKTSSPKEQKQLMRSLLLLGTGNNLKALAAQKNLNPITNVTARSRLPASAPETIGASVL, from the exons ATGGACGACGTCAGCTCCACGGCGAGTAATGTGGCTCGAGCGATTCTCGCCGTCCTCGATTACAGCTCCACGTCCGACACTCGCAAATCGGCTGTCGAATTCCTTGAATCT ATAAAATCTGGAGATGTAAGGGTTTTGGCAAATACTTCTTTTCATCTTGTGAAGAAGGAGTGGTCTCCTGAAATTCGTCTGCATGCTTTTAAGATGCTGCAG CATCTGGTCAGACTACGATGGGACGAATTAAGTCCTCCGGAGTGCAGGGATCTTGTTAATGTTTCTATTGAACTAATTTCAGAGGTTGCTAATGCATGCGAGAATTGGCCTCTTAAGAGCCAGTCAGCTGCCCTTGTAGCTGAG ATAGTTAGAAGACAAGGACCTGATCTCTGGCAAGAGATATTTACATTATTGACTTCCTTGTCTGCTCAGGGCCCCGTGCAA GCTGAATTGGTCTTGATGACGCTGAGATGGCTTCCTGAAGATATTACAATTCACAATGACGACTTGGAAG GTGACAGGCGTAGGCTATTGTTGCGGGGACTTTCTCAATCTTTGCCTGAGATTTTGCCTTTATTGTATAAT CTTCTTGAGAGACACTTTGGAGCTGCAATAAGTGAAGCTGGTAGGCAACACGTTGACCTGGCAAAACAACATGCAAATGTGGTTATAGCTTGCTTGAATGCCATCATCGCATATGCTGATTGGGCTCCTGTTCCAGATCTTGCCAAATATGGAATTCTTAGTGG GTGCAGCTTCTTACTTTCTTCTCCTGACTTCCGTCTTCATGCTTGTGAGGTTTTCAAACTAGTCTGCTCTAG AAAAAGACCCAGTGATGCTTCTACCGCAGAGTTCGATTCTGCAATTAGCAATTTGTTTCAGATCCTGACGAACGTCTCCAGAGAATTCTTATTCAGATCCTCTTCAAGTTCTAGCGAATTAGATGAAAATGATTATGATTTTGCAAAATGCATGTGTGAAAGTATGGCCTCTTTAGGCTCAACTAACTTGCAATGCATCTCTTCTGATGGTGGTGTTATGGCTGTTTACCTTCAGCAG ATGCTTGGCTTCTTCCAACACTTCAAGTTAGACCTTCACTTCGAGGCACTTCTCTTTTGGCTG TCATTGATGCGGGATTTACTTCCAAAGCCCAAGGCTGCGACTTATCCAAGTGGTGAGGGATCATCAACTGGCGGTGTGGTTAGTTCAAGCCAGGTTGatagtgaaaagaaaaagactttaaGTCTTATTAATGATGATATCTCTAGCAGTCTACTGGATGTATCTTTCCAGCGGATGTCCAAGAAAGAAAATGTTCCTCCTGGTGTTACTGTTTCGATTGGGCCCCTGGAACTCTGGAGTGATGAATTTGAAGGGAAGGGAGAATTTGGCCCGTACCGATCAAAGCTG CTAGAATTGATCAAGCATACTGCTTCTCACAAGCCTCTCGTCGCCAGTACCAAAATATCCGAAAGGGTGATTACACTCATTACGCACCTATTGGCTTCTCCAGCACCCCTTCAG GATGTAGCAGTGATGGACACCCAGGACTTAGCACTTGATTGTATTGTGGCAACGATTTTTGATGGATCAAATGAGTTTGCTGGGGGAAGTTCTGTAGTTCATTATGCATTACGTGGAATATATGAGG GATTGCTTCAGCAGCTTCTCTCTTTAAAATGGAATGAACCAGAGCTTATGATAGTGCACGTGCACTATCTGGATGCAATGGGTCCTTTTCTCAAGTATTTTCCAGATGCAGTTGGAAGTGTCATCAATAAATTATTTGAGCTTCTCACCTCTCTTCCACACGTTGTGAAG GATCCAGCTACTAGCATATCTCGAGCTGCAAGATTGCAGATTTGTACATCTTTCATTAGAATAGCCAAAGCTGCAGAAAAAAGTGTTCTGCCTCACATGAAG GGTATTGCTGATACAATGGGGTATTTGGAAAAAGAAGGAACTTTACTCCGTGGGGAGCATAACATTCTGGGTGAAGCATTTCTTATTATGGCTTCCTCAGCAGG AGCTCAACAACAGCAAGAAGTTCTTGCTTGGTTATTGGAACCCTTGAGTCAACAGTGGATCCAACCGGAGTGGCAGAACAATTATCTATCAGACCCAGTGGGTCTTGTTCGCTTATGCTCCAACACATCATTCATGTGGTCTATATTCCACACTGTTACATTCTTTGAGAAAGCACTCAAGAGAAGTGGATACAGGAAAAGCAATTTGAACAAGACCTCTGTGACTACTCCAGCTTCACATCCTATGGCTCCTCATCTTTCTTGGATGTTGCCACCCCTCTTAAAA CTACTCCGTGCTCTTCATTCCCTTTGGTCACCCTCTGTAATTCAAACATTACCCCCAGAACTTAGGGCAGCAATTACAATGACTGATGCTGAGCGATGCAGTCTCCCTGGTGAAGCAATTCCTAAATTGTCAAAAGGCGTATCGGTTTATGCCGATGGGTCGTTCGATGGAACTAAAGAAGGAAAAGCCGAGGCAAGTGAATCCGATATACGAAACTGGTTGAAAGGTATCCGAGAGAGTGG ATACAACGTGTTGGGCCTATCAACAACCATTGGAGAGACATTCTTTAAATGCTTAGATGCTAACTATGTTGCGATGGCACTCATGGAAAATTTGCAGTCTATGGAATTCAGGCACATTCGGCTGTTTATTCATACCTTTATAATCTATATAGTTAAATCTTGTCCCGTGGATATGTGGGATTCATGGCTAGGGATGCTTCTGCACCCATTGTTTATCCACTGTCAGCAAGCTCTCAGCTCATCTTGGGCCGGTCTTCTGCATGAGGGCAGAGCAAAGGTTCCAGACTTGTTTGGCGTACATAGTGGATCAGACATGAAACTTGAAGTGATGGAAGAAAAACTGTTAAGAGATTTAACTCGGGAAATTGCGACTCTCTTTTCAACAATGGCTTCTCATAGACTAAACCAAAGTGTTCCGGTTTTGGAAAATTCAGGCCGTGTTGGTCGTGTGGATAAGTCTACTCTCACAGATTTGCTTGCGTTCAGATCCAACTCTATGGTGGG GTTCCTCCTGAATCACAAAAGTGTAGCTCTACCAGCACTGCAGATCTGTTTAGAAGCCTTTACCTGGACAGATGGAGAAACGACCACCAAAGTCTGTTGTTTTTgtgatgttgttgttcttctagCTATACTAACAAATAACGTGGAGCTACGAGAATTTGTTTCAAAAGATTTGTTCACAGCAGTCATCCGCGGCTTAGGCATGGAGTCCAATGCCATCAACAGCCCTGACTTAGTTAATATATGCcgtgaaatatttatatatctctctGACAGAGATCCAGCTCCTCGCCAG GTTTTGCTTTCGCTCCCTTGTCTCTCTCCAAACGACTTGCATGCTTTTGAAGAAGCTGCAGCCAAAACTTCCAGTCCCAAAGAACAAAAGCAGCTTATGAGGAGCTTGTTGTTGTTAGGTACTGGGAATAACTTAAAAGCACTTGCTGCTCAAAAGAATCTAAATCCTATAACAAATGTCACGG CAAGATCGCGCCTACCCGCAAGCGCTCCAGAAACAATAGGAGCGAGTGTTTTGTGA
- the LOC104764144 gene encoding probable serine/threonine-protein kinase At1g54610 translates to MGCVLGRPGSSGSVFGSRDEVSTRIESKRQQVNNVSVTKTEATESTSADVVVASASNGEEVRNHHEAVVDQKEENGFVVTEAKERKSKGERKRSKPDPRRSNPPKNLLGEQVAAGWPSWLSEVCGEALSGWLPRKADSFEKIEKIGSGTYSNVYKAKDLLTGNIVALKKVRCDVNERESLRFMAREILILRRLDHPNVIKLEGLVTSRMSSSLYLVFRYMHHDLAGLAASPDIKFTEQQVKCYMEQLLSGLEHCHSRGVLHRDIKGSNLLIDDGGVLRIGDFGLATFFDASKRQHMTNRVVTLWYRAPELLHGVIEYSVGIDLWSAGCILAELLAGRPIMPGRNEVEQLHRIYKLCGSPSEEYWKKIRLPSTHKHAHHKPLPQYKRKLREVYKDFSPEALSLLDKLLSLDPAERQTAPDALMSDFFTTEPLACQPSDLPKYPPTKEIDAKRRDEEYRRQREARKAQGESGRRMRPRERAPRAMPAPEANAENQSNIDRMRLITHANAKSKSEKFPPPHQDGSLGFQVGSSRRLDPSEIPYSTNSFTSSYSKEPFQSWSGPLAPIGGASDSTTRRRNDINKERRMASKVKGKRIVV, encoded by the exons ATGGGTTGTGTATTGGGTCGACCCGGATCATCAGGATCAGTTTTTGGGTCTAGAGACGAAGTTAGTACTAGGATTGAGTCTAAACGGCAACAAGTTAACAATGTGTCTGTGACCAAAACCGAGGCAACAGAGAGCACTAGTGCTGATGTTGTCGTCGCTTCTGCTTCTAATGGTGAGGAGGTTAGGAATCATCACGAAGCTGTTGTGGATCAGAAGGAAGAGAATGGCTTTGTTGTGACAGAGGCCAAAGAGAGGAAATCTAAAGGGGAAAGGAAAAGGTCTAAGCCTGACCCGAGACGAAGCAACCCGCCAAAGAATTTGCTCGGTGAACAAGTTGCAGCTGGATGGCCATCATGGTTGTCTGAAGTCTGTGGAGAAGCTCTGAGCGGATGGCTTCCACGAAAAGCTGATTCTTTTGAGAAGATTGAGAAG atTGGATCAGGAACTTATAGTAATGTGTACAAGGCGAAAGATCTGTTGACAGGAAACATTGTGGCGTTAAAGAAAGTGCGTTGTGATGTTAATGAACGTGAGAGCTTGAGATTTATGGCTAGGGAGATTCTGATTTTGAGGAGATTGGATCATCCCAATGTCATTAAACTGGAAGGTTTGGTTACTTCGAGGATGTCGAGTAGTTTATACTTGGTTTTCCGTTATATGCATCATGATTTAGCTGGTCTTGCTGCAAGTCCTGACATTAAATTCACCGAGCAACAG GTTAAATGCTATATGGAGCAACTACTCTCGGGGCTCGAGCATTGCCATAGCCGAGGAGTTCTTCACCGTGATATTAAAGGATCAAACCTTCTTATAGATGACGGAGGAGTTCTTAGAATAGGCGATTTCGGGCTTGCAACGTTTTTTGATGCGAGTAAGAGGCAACATATGACAAATCGGGTTGTTACTTTATGGTACAGAGCACCAGAGCTTCTTCATGGTGTTATTGAGTACAGTGTCGGTATTGATTTATGGAGCGCTGGTTGCATTTTAGCTGAGTTATTAGCTGGTAGACCGATTATGCCAGGTCGTAATGAG GTTGAGCAGTTGCATAGGATATATAAGTTATGTGGATCGCCTTCGGAAGAGTACTGGAAGAAGATTAGGCTCCCTTCTACTCATAAGCATGCTCATCACAAGCCTTTACCGCAGTATAAGAGAAAATTAAGAGAGGTTTACAAAGATTTCTCTCCCGAGGCGCTTTCTCTACTCGATAAGCTTCTATCGCTCGATCCAGCTGAGCGCCAGACAGCTCCAGATGCATTGATGAGTGAT TTCTTCACGACGGAGCCATTGGCATGTCAACCTTCTGATCTCCCGAAATATCCTCCAACTAAAGAGATTGATGCCAAGAGACGAGATGAAGAGTATAGGAG ACAAAGAGAAGCACGTAAGGCTCAAGGAGAGAGCGGCAGAAGAATGAGACCCCGAGAACGAGCCCCAAGAGCAATGCCAGCTCCTGAAGCCAACGCTGAGAATCAATCTAACATTGAT AGGATGCGTTTGATAACGCACGCGAATGCAAAGAGCAAAAGCGAGAAGTTTCCTCCACCACATCAAGACGGGTCGCTTGGTTTTCAGGTGGGATCTTCACGGCGGCTGGATCCGTCAGAGATACCGTATAGCACAAACTCATTCACTTCATCTTACTCCAAAGAACCATTCCAGTCTTGGTCAGGCCCTTTGGCTCCCATTGGAGGAGCATCTGACTCAACGACACGGAGGAGAAACGATATCAACAAGGAGAGAAGAATGGCTTCTAAGGTTAAAGGCAAAAGAATCGTTGTTTGA
- the LOC104764143 gene encoding protein HASTY 1 isoform X2 has translation MTLRWLPEDITIHNDDLEGDRRRLLLRGLSQSLPEILPLLYNLLERHFGAAISEAGRQHVDLAKQHANVVIACLNAIIAYADWAPVPDLAKYGILSGCSFLLSSPDFRLHACEVFKLVCSRKRPSDASTAEFDSAISNLFQILTNVSREFLFRSSSSSSELDENDYDFAKCMCESMASLGSTNLQCISSDGGVMAVYLQQMLGFFQHFKLDLHFEALLFWLSLMRDLLPKPKAATYPSGEGSSTGGVVSSSQVDSEKKKTLSLINDDISSSLLDVSFQRMSKKENVPPGVTVSIGPLELWSDEFEGKGEFGPYRSKLLELIKHTASHKPLVASTKISERVITLITHLLASPAPLQDVAVMDTQDLALDCIVATIFDGSNEFAGGSSVVHYALRGIYEGLLQQLLSLKWNEPELMIVHVHYLDAMGPFLKYFPDAVGSVINKLFELLTSLPHVVKDPATSISRAARLQICTSFIRIAKAAEKSVLPHMKGIADTMGYLEKEGTLLRGEHNILGEAFLIMASSAGAQQQQEVLAWLLEPLSQQWIQPEWQNNYLSDPVGLVRLCSNTSFMWSIFHTVTFFEKALKRSGYRKSNLNKTSVTTPASHPMAPHLSWMLPPLLKLLRALHSLWSPSVIQTLPPELRAAITMTDAERCSLPGEAIPKLSKGVSVYADGSFDGTKEGKAEASESDIRNWLKGIRESGYNVLGLSTTIGETFFKCLDANYVAMALMENLQSMEFRHIRLFIHTFIIYIVKSCPVDMWDSWLGMLLHPLFIHCQQALSSSWAGLLHEGRAKVPDLFGVHSGSDMKLEVMEEKLLRDLTREIATLFSTMASHRLNQSVPVLENSGRVGRVDKSTLTDLLAFRSNSMVGFLLNHKSVALPALQICLEAFTWTDGETTTKVCCFCDVVVLLAILTNNVELREFVSKDLFTAVIRGLGMESNAINSPDLVNICREIFIYLSDRDPAPRQVLLSLPCLSPNDLHAFEEAAAKTSSPKEQKQLMRSLLLLGTGNNLKALAAQKNLNPITNVTARSRLPASAPETIGASVL, from the exons ATGACGCTGAGATGGCTTCCTGAAGATATTACAATTCACAATGACGACTTGGAAG GTGACAGGCGTAGGCTATTGTTGCGGGGACTTTCTCAATCTTTGCCTGAGATTTTGCCTTTATTGTATAAT CTTCTTGAGAGACACTTTGGAGCTGCAATAAGTGAAGCTGGTAGGCAACACGTTGACCTGGCAAAACAACATGCAAATGTGGTTATAGCTTGCTTGAATGCCATCATCGCATATGCTGATTGGGCTCCTGTTCCAGATCTTGCCAAATATGGAATTCTTAGTGG GTGCAGCTTCTTACTTTCTTCTCCTGACTTCCGTCTTCATGCTTGTGAGGTTTTCAAACTAGTCTGCTCTAG AAAAAGACCCAGTGATGCTTCTACCGCAGAGTTCGATTCTGCAATTAGCAATTTGTTTCAGATCCTGACGAACGTCTCCAGAGAATTCTTATTCAGATCCTCTTCAAGTTCTAGCGAATTAGATGAAAATGATTATGATTTTGCAAAATGCATGTGTGAAAGTATGGCCTCTTTAGGCTCAACTAACTTGCAATGCATCTCTTCTGATGGTGGTGTTATGGCTGTTTACCTTCAGCAG ATGCTTGGCTTCTTCCAACACTTCAAGTTAGACCTTCACTTCGAGGCACTTCTCTTTTGGCTG TCATTGATGCGGGATTTACTTCCAAAGCCCAAGGCTGCGACTTATCCAAGTGGTGAGGGATCATCAACTGGCGGTGTGGTTAGTTCAAGCCAGGTTGatagtgaaaagaaaaagactttaaGTCTTATTAATGATGATATCTCTAGCAGTCTACTGGATGTATCTTTCCAGCGGATGTCCAAGAAAGAAAATGTTCCTCCTGGTGTTACTGTTTCGATTGGGCCCCTGGAACTCTGGAGTGATGAATTTGAAGGGAAGGGAGAATTTGGCCCGTACCGATCAAAGCTG CTAGAATTGATCAAGCATACTGCTTCTCACAAGCCTCTCGTCGCCAGTACCAAAATATCCGAAAGGGTGATTACACTCATTACGCACCTATTGGCTTCTCCAGCACCCCTTCAG GATGTAGCAGTGATGGACACCCAGGACTTAGCACTTGATTGTATTGTGGCAACGATTTTTGATGGATCAAATGAGTTTGCTGGGGGAAGTTCTGTAGTTCATTATGCATTACGTGGAATATATGAGG GATTGCTTCAGCAGCTTCTCTCTTTAAAATGGAATGAACCAGAGCTTATGATAGTGCACGTGCACTATCTGGATGCAATGGGTCCTTTTCTCAAGTATTTTCCAGATGCAGTTGGAAGTGTCATCAATAAATTATTTGAGCTTCTCACCTCTCTTCCACACGTTGTGAAG GATCCAGCTACTAGCATATCTCGAGCTGCAAGATTGCAGATTTGTACATCTTTCATTAGAATAGCCAAAGCTGCAGAAAAAAGTGTTCTGCCTCACATGAAG GGTATTGCTGATACAATGGGGTATTTGGAAAAAGAAGGAACTTTACTCCGTGGGGAGCATAACATTCTGGGTGAAGCATTTCTTATTATGGCTTCCTCAGCAGG AGCTCAACAACAGCAAGAAGTTCTTGCTTGGTTATTGGAACCCTTGAGTCAACAGTGGATCCAACCGGAGTGGCAGAACAATTATCTATCAGACCCAGTGGGTCTTGTTCGCTTATGCTCCAACACATCATTCATGTGGTCTATATTCCACACTGTTACATTCTTTGAGAAAGCACTCAAGAGAAGTGGATACAGGAAAAGCAATTTGAACAAGACCTCTGTGACTACTCCAGCTTCACATCCTATGGCTCCTCATCTTTCTTGGATGTTGCCACCCCTCTTAAAA CTACTCCGTGCTCTTCATTCCCTTTGGTCACCCTCTGTAATTCAAACATTACCCCCAGAACTTAGGGCAGCAATTACAATGACTGATGCTGAGCGATGCAGTCTCCCTGGTGAAGCAATTCCTAAATTGTCAAAAGGCGTATCGGTTTATGCCGATGGGTCGTTCGATGGAACTAAAGAAGGAAAAGCCGAGGCAAGTGAATCCGATATACGAAACTGGTTGAAAGGTATCCGAGAGAGTGG ATACAACGTGTTGGGCCTATCAACAACCATTGGAGAGACATTCTTTAAATGCTTAGATGCTAACTATGTTGCGATGGCACTCATGGAAAATTTGCAGTCTATGGAATTCAGGCACATTCGGCTGTTTATTCATACCTTTATAATCTATATAGTTAAATCTTGTCCCGTGGATATGTGGGATTCATGGCTAGGGATGCTTCTGCACCCATTGTTTATCCACTGTCAGCAAGCTCTCAGCTCATCTTGGGCCGGTCTTCTGCATGAGGGCAGAGCAAAGGTTCCAGACTTGTTTGGCGTACATAGTGGATCAGACATGAAACTTGAAGTGATGGAAGAAAAACTGTTAAGAGATTTAACTCGGGAAATTGCGACTCTCTTTTCAACAATGGCTTCTCATAGACTAAACCAAAGTGTTCCGGTTTTGGAAAATTCAGGCCGTGTTGGTCGTGTGGATAAGTCTACTCTCACAGATTTGCTTGCGTTCAGATCCAACTCTATGGTGGG GTTCCTCCTGAATCACAAAAGTGTAGCTCTACCAGCACTGCAGATCTGTTTAGAAGCCTTTACCTGGACAGATGGAGAAACGACCACCAAAGTCTGTTGTTTTTgtgatgttgttgttcttctagCTATACTAACAAATAACGTGGAGCTACGAGAATTTGTTTCAAAAGATTTGTTCACAGCAGTCATCCGCGGCTTAGGCATGGAGTCCAATGCCATCAACAGCCCTGACTTAGTTAATATATGCcgtgaaatatttatatatctctctGACAGAGATCCAGCTCCTCGCCAG GTTTTGCTTTCGCTCCCTTGTCTCTCTCCAAACGACTTGCATGCTTTTGAAGAAGCTGCAGCCAAAACTTCCAGTCCCAAAGAACAAAAGCAGCTTATGAGGAGCTTGTTGTTGTTAGGTACTGGGAATAACTTAAAAGCACTTGCTGCTCAAAAGAATCTAAATCCTATAACAAATGTCACGG CAAGATCGCGCCTACCCGCAAGCGCTCCAGAAACAATAGGAGCGAGTGTTTTGTGA